The following coding sequences are from one Salvia hispanica cultivar TCC Black 2014 chromosome 3, UniMelb_Shisp_WGS_1.0, whole genome shotgun sequence window:
- the LOC125211923 gene encoding uncharacterized protein ycf20, which translates to MANGASLTCTGLLEYGLIAKSSNRNVKWGTRFSSSSFRVVAVQENEGPRRLVDIIRIIPDVSRNYFRSPSRRALFGGISLLGGFYVAQTISLSFGALGVNDVIAAVLCVLITEYVTRFYYSRPKITFPVALLNNFKMGFTYGLFIDAFKLAS; encoded by the coding sequence ATGGCAAATGGTGCATCTTTGACTTGCACCGGCCTCCTTGAATACGGGTTGATTGCTAAATCAAGCAATCGGAATGTAAAGTGGGGAACGAGATTTAGTTCAAGTTCCTTCAGAGTAGTTGCAGTGCAGGAAAATGAAGGGCCTCGACGACTGGTTGACATTATACGAATCATACCAGATGTTTCACGCAACTATTTCAGAAGCCCGTCAAGAAGGGCACTCTTTGGTGGTATCTCTCTCTTGGGTGGCTTCTACGTCGCCCAAACCATCTCCCTGTCGTTTGGAGCTTTAGGCGTCAATGATGTTATAGCCGCGGTGCTGTGTGTACTCATCACCGAGTATGTAACCAGGTTCTACTATAGCAGACCCAAGATCACCTTCCCCGTCGCCCTCCTCAACAACTTCAAAATGGGTTTCACTTATGGTCTCTTCATTGATGCTTTCAAACTAGCTAGTTGA